From Xiphophorus hellerii strain 12219 chromosome 9, Xiphophorus_hellerii-4.1, whole genome shotgun sequence, a single genomic window includes:
- the pdzk1ip1 gene encoding PDZK1-interacting protein 1, with product MFVSDSEMGRTELTSCVLVLVGAAAAQTGQASRPERLLPQWLTGIVAVCGFLILTFIAALVKKVWCESSSRSSSVDGAFAESNPYESNLDGPRPRSSLELEKGKYETRLDLARARDGSNVYDNVIAAEEKSTAM from the exons atgtttgtttcaGATTCAGAGATGGGAAGAACCGAACTGACGTCCTGCgtgctggttctggtcggaGCCGCGGCGGCCCAGACGG GCCAGGCCAGCCGCCCGGAGCGGCTGCTGCCCCAGTGGCTGACGGGGATCGTCGCCGTCTGCGGCTTCCTCATCCTCACCTTCATCGCTGCGCTGGTGAAGAAGGTCTGGTGCGAGTCCAGCAG CAGGAGCTCCAGCGTTGACGGCGCCTTTGCTGAGAGCAACCCGTATGAGAGCAACCTGGACGGCCCGAG GCCGAGGAGCAGCCTGGAGTTGGAGAAGGGGAAGTACGAGACGCGGCTGGACCTCGCCAG ggCCAGAGACGGCAGCAACGTCTACGACAACGTCATCGCCGCCGAGGAAAAATCTACGGCCATGTGA